The stretch of DNA TTTTATTATTATTTCAGAGAAGTTGATTTATTAAACAACTTCATAATTCTTCAGTTGTGTTTTATTCCAGCTGTAGTATATTTCTTTCACTGGTTTTACAAAGTATGGCGCGATTCTTCAGCTGCTGATTTTGAACATACGATGAAAATGAACCTTATTGCGTCTGTTTGCTTAAACAATTGTTTCATTTTATTATTACTCATTAACCAACAAGTGATTAAATTTCAGTAAGTTGTATACTAATAATAGTATTTGGCAAGATTAGTGTATAAACTTTGGGATAACAATTTAATTATAACAGACCATGAGTAAAGTAATTTCTATTGCAACTGCTAATCCACCCTTTAAGCACAAACAAGAAGATGTTTTACAGTACATGACGGATGTATTGCGATCTTCATCCGATGAACGGAAATTACTCAATATGCTTTATCATCGCAGCGGAATCAAGTATCGATATTCTGTACTGCCTGAATTCTCTGAGCGTTATGCAAGTCACCATGTTTCTTTTTTTGACAATGTGGAAGAAGACCAGCCATTAGAAGCTCGTATGAAAATCTATCATGATAATGCTGGAAAACTTGGTTGTGAATCGGCCCTTAAATGTGTGGATCCTTTTTGTAAGCCCGAAAATATAACTCATCTTATAACAGTAAGTTGTACAGGTTTATCCGCACCGGGACTCGACCTAGAGGTGGTTGAAAAATTAGGCTTGAAAAATACGATTTATCGTACTTCCGTAAATTTTATGGGCTGTTATGCTGCTTTACATGCGATGAAACATGCAGATCTGATCTGTAAAGCTGATCCTGCTGCAATTGTATTAATTGTTTCCGTTGAAATATGTACGATCCATTTCCAGAACAAAAATGACATGGATAATCTCACTGCTAATTTGTTGTTTGCAGATGGTGCGGCCTCAGCATTAGTTTGTTCTGACGATATTGCAAGTAAAAATAAGTGGCGAGGCTTAACCATTAAGAATTATTATTCTGAAGTAAACTTTAGCGCTAAAAAGGATATGGCTTGGACTTTGTCAGGCACTGGCTTTCTCATGACATTAAGCAATTACATTCCTGATTTAGTGGAGAAAGGAATTAAGAATCTTGTAACTCAAACGCTATCATCCATTAATAAAAATGTCTCAGATATTGTGCATTGGGCCATCCACCCTGGAGGAAAACGCATTTTGGATGTAATCGCTAAAGAGCTTGAATTGGTAAACGGTGAGTTACAATCGGCTTATGCGGTTCTGGAGAACTTCGGAAATATGTCGTCTCCAACCATATTATATGTATTAAAAGACATCTTGGATAACAAAGTAAACCTTGACAAAGAGGAGTTGATCTTTTCTACAGGCTTTGGACCGGGTTTAACCATGGAAAGTATGGTTTTAAGTACATGACGATGATGAGATCTCGTTCTTTAGAAAAAGAATTATTAGATGCGGATGAAATTCCCAGCGATGACCTCCGTCAGAACCTTCGTGAACTTGATATTATCAATCATTATCTGGGTGGACATTCAATTACGATAAAAGGTATAAAGCAATTAATAAAAAATCAAAAACAATCCATTTCCATTCTGGATATTGGTAGCGGTGGAGGCGACACGCTAAAAGCCGTTGCCATATGGGGCCGGGAACAAAACCAAAAGCTCAAACTGATCGGCGTAGATTTAAAAAACGATTGTATTGAATTTGCCAAAGAGAATTGCATTGATTTCCCTGAGATTTCCTTTATCCAGTCTGACTATCGAACTATTGAGCATTCAGACCTCAAAATCGATATTATCATTTCCTCTTTGTTTTGCCATCATTTAACTAATGATGAGATTGTTGTTTTTTTAAGATGGATGCACAAAAACTCAAGAACTGGTTTTATTATTAATGATTTGCAACGACATCCGATAGCTTATCAAAGTATTAAATTATTGACAACCCTTTTTTCTAAATCTTATTTAGTAAAAAATGACGCTAAACTATCAGTAGCCAGAGGGTTTATTAAGTCGGACTGGGAGAATCTGATACATAAAGCTGGCATTAAGAATGCATATATAAAATGGCATTGGGCATTCAGACATTTAATTGTTGTTAACACCGAATGAAAGAGCACTTTGATATCGCCATAGCCGGAGGAGGCTTGGCAGGTTTATGCCTGTCTATACAGTTGGCACGTGCCGGATATAAAGTGTTATTGTGTGAGAAAGAAAGCTATCCATTTCACAAAGTGTGTGGCGAATACATTGCAATAGAGTCATGGGGTTTTCTAGAGGCTTTAGGCGTTCCATTAGTTGATCTTAGACTTCCAATTATATCGAAATTGCAAATCTCTGATTGTAATGGAAGACTACTAAAACATGACCTTTTCCCTGGTGGTTTTGGAATAAGCCGGTATACACTGGATGCTACTCTCGCTACTATTGCTAAAAACTCAAATGTAACACTGCTCGAAAAAAACAAGGTTATTGATATCACCTATGAATTAAACAAACACGCTTTTAAAACTGCTAACGGAAATTTTACCGCAACGGTTGTTTGCGGATCATGGGGTAAACGGTCTAATCTCGACCAAAAGCTAAACCGCCCTTTTGTACAGCTAAATCCCAATAAGAGTTCTCATTATATTGCGGTTAAATATCATATAGAGACAAGCTTTCCTGATGACTTGATAGAATTACATAATTTTAATAATGGTTATTGCGGTATTTCTAAAGTCGACAAAGACCGTTTTTGTTTATGTTACCTTACTACTGCGTTGAATTTGCAGCAGAACCATAATAATATTCAAAAGCTGGAAGAAAATATTTTAACCAAAAATCCACAGCTTCATAAGTATTTCAATTATTCACGCTTTTTATATGATAGCCCGCTAGCGATTTCACAATTAAATTTTGCTCCTAAAGAAATAATCAATGACCACATTTTTATGATTGGAGATGCCGGTGGATTAATAACACCTTTATGCGGCAATGGAATGAGCATGGCCATGCATGCATCCAAGTTTTTAGCTGAAATTGTGAATGAGTTTTTGAAAAAAAGAATCACCCGTGACCAGGCTGAACGACTGTACCAGGAAACATGGCATCATCATTTTAACAAACGACTCAAAGCAGGAAGAATGTTTCAGGGTTTATTCGGAAAGCCATCTGTCACCAATGCCGCAGTAGGAATTCTGAGAAAATTCCCCTCGCTAACCAATAAACTGGTACGCTTAACACATGGTAATACATTCTGACAGAAACAATAAAAGCGGTCTTGCGACCGCTTCTCCCAAATTATTGATGTTTAAGTGAATTTTTCTAATTGATTTCTAAAACCAAATCATCTGTATTTACTAAGGTTCCAGGAGCTAACACCAGGCTACCAATAGTAAAATCATGATTAGCCGTAATATTGGTTTCCATTTTCATGGCTTCTACTACAAATAATGGCTGATTCTTCTTTACTTTTTCTCCTTCTTTCACAAATATTTTCGAAAGCAAGCCTTGCAAAGGAGCTCCAATATGATTGTCGTTTCCTTTATCAACCTTACGATTCTCTTGTTTAAGAACCTTGATCGATTTATCCTGTACATCAATATTACGTGTTTGACCGTTTAATTTAAAAAATACTGTCCGCATTCCATTCTCATCTGCGGGACTAATACTTAACAATCGAACAAGTAACGTTTTTCCAGGAGCAATCTCAATCGTTGATTCTTCACCCTGTTTCATTCCGTACAAGAAATACTTGGTAGGAACAGTGGAAACATCTCCATATTCACGCCAAAATTTCAAACCATCTTCAAATACTTTCGGATAGAATTTATAAGAAAGAAAATCGGTAAACTGCAGATCATGCCCGAACTGATTCTTGAATGCCTCCAATTCTTTATCAAAGTTAATAGCTGGCAAATGTTTATTCGGCCGATCCGAATAAGGCTGTTTATCCTTTAAAACGATCTTTTGTAGTTGCGCTGGAAAACCACCTGCGGGCTGTCCGATTTCACCAAGAAAAAACTGCATCACCGATTCAGGGAATGAAATTGACTCTCCCTTTGTTAGTATATCATCCTTAGTGAGATTATTCGAAACCATGAATTGCGCCATATCGCCCACAACCTTTGAACTGGGCGTAACCTTTACGATATCACCGAACAATTCATTCACTTCAGCATAACGTTCTTTAATCATCTCAAAACGCTCGCCTAAACCCAACGCAATAGCCTGTCCTTTAAGGTTTGAATACTGTCCGCCCGGAATCTCATGTTGAAATACCTCCGCCGAACTAGCCTTCATTCCCGATTCAAACGGATAATAATATTCACGAACTGCTTCCCAATAAGTAGAATGCTGATTCAATGACTTAATATCGTATTCGTTTTCCCGTTCATGGAAACGCATCATCTCAACAATGGCATTAAAATTTGGTTGCGATGTTAATCCTGAAAGCGAACCCAAAGCACAATCTACAACATCCACTCCAGCCTCAATAGCCTTTAAATAAGTAGCAGGTTGCAATGACGAAGTATCATGCGTATGTAAATGGATCGGAATTTTTACTGTTTCTTTTAATGCAGTAACCAGTTCTTTTGCAGCATACGGTTTTAATAAACCAGACATATCTTTGATGGCAAGAATATGAGCTCCGGCATTTTCCAGATCTTTTGCTAACTGAAGGTAATAATTAAGCGTGTATTTTGTTTTTTTCGGGTCCAGAATATCACCAGTGTAACACAAAGCACCTTCAGCAATACCTCCGGTACGTTTGCGAACCATATCAATACATGGAGCAATGTTTTCCATCCAGTTTAAGGAGTCAAAAATGCGGAAGATATCTACCCCTTTTTCCCATGATTTTTCTACAAAGCTTTCGATCAGGTTGTCTGGATATGCGGAATAGCCCACACCGTTACAACCACGAATCAGCATTTGTAATAAAATGTTCGGGATAGCCGCACGCAATAATTCTAATCGTTTCCAAGGATCTTCGCGCAAGAAACGGATGCAAACATCAAACGTTGCTCCACCCCAAACCTCCATAGAGAATGTTTGTGGATGATTTTTAGCAAATGCCTCTGCCACTTTCAGCATATCATAGGTACGCATACGCGTAGCCAGCAACGACTGGTGACCGTCTCTGAAAGTTGTATCCGTATAATGAATTTTCTTTTCGCTCTTTAACCAATCTGCAAACTTCTCAGGACCAAGCTCTGTCAACAGATCTTTGGTTCCTTTCTGATATGGAGCATTCTGGTCATATGATGGAATAATCGGTTTATCAAAACGAGCATTGGGATTTACCATTGTTACATCCGGGTTTCCGTTTACAGAAACATCAGCCAGGTAATTCAGGATCCGAGTACCACGGTCGAGACGGGTTTTAAACTGAAATAATTCAGGATGTTCGTTGATAAACCCTACAGTCGCTTTCCCTTCAACAAATTCGGGAACCGAAATAAGGTTTTCAAGAAACTGAATATTGTTTTTTACACCACGAATACGGAACTCTCTAAGTGCACGATGCATTTTACGAGCTGCATCACTTAAATCATTACCAGAGGTGCTTACCTTAACCAACATGGAGTCAAAGAATGGACTGATTTTCATTCCTGGATAGGTAGATCCTTCGTCTAGACGAACACCAAAACCGGTAGCGTTACGATAAGTAATCAGTGTGCCATAATCCGGTTTGAATCCATTTGCAGGATCCTCAGTGGTAATACGGCATTGCATTGCATAACCATTGCACTTGATATTACGTTGATCACCAAGACCAATTTCCGGATCAGAAAGCTTATAGCCATCCGCTATGTATAGCTGTGTTTTAATAATATCCACTCCAGTAACCATTTCGGTTACTGTATGTTCAACCTGCACACGCGGATTTACCTCAATGAAAAAAATGTTCTCTTTACCATCAACCAAAAACTCAACTGTACCTACGTTATTATAATTTACAGTTGAACATATTTTGATAGCATATTCATAAAGCTTATTCCTGGTTTCTTCTTTAAGACCAACAGAAGGAGCAACCTCAACCACCTTCTGGAAACGACGTTGAACAGAACAATCCCTTTCAAATAGATGGCGAATAGTCCCATGGCTATCTGCTACTATCTGTATCTCGATGTGTTTTGGATTTTCGATGTATTTTTCAAGGAAAACGGTATCATCACCAAAAGCGTTTTTTGCTTCACTTCTTGCCTCGCGAAACCCCTTCTCCAATTCTTCATCATTCCTGATCACACGCATACCTCTACCTCCGCCCCCAGCAGCGGCTTTCAACATAAGCGGGTAACCAATTCTATTTGCTTCTTCAAGCGCAACGCTAAAGTCGGTCAACTCTTTCTCATTATCATCAATGATAGGAATTTGCGCTTTACGGGCATTTTCTTTAGCAATAACCTTATCTCCTAAGGCCTCCATAACATCCGGACGCGGACCAACGAAAATAATACCATTGTCTGCACACTTTTGTGCGAGGTCCTTATTTTCTGAAAGGAATCCGTAACCGGGATGAATAGCATCAGCTTTGCTTTGCTTCGCAATGCGGATAATCTCATCAATGTTAAGGTAAGGTTTTAGGGGATCATTATCTTCACCGATCTGATAAGCTTCGTCAGCTTTATATCGATGCAGCGAATAGCGGTCTTCGTAGGTATAAACCGCAACAGTTTGAATGTTGAGTTCATTACAAGCCCGCGCAATGCGAATGGCAATCTCGCCTCTGTTAGCAATGAGTACTTTCCTGATCTTCATTATTTAGGTTGAATTTTTGCAATCTCACTCCGGAAAATTCATAGGAATTACCGGCATCATCATTTGTATATCGATAACTTAAAATAATAAATGTTTAACAGATTGTATTCAATTAAACAGATTTACATTTTAACCTAACGGCATTAATTCATTAATCAGGAGCTCATAGTCGACAGGCTCTGCGCCAAAAATAGAAAAATATTGTGATTTAAAAAGATTTGATCTTGCAGTTGAGTTCAAATTCAGACAAAACCGCAAGATCATTTTGTTATCTGCTTAAAATTATTGTTTACCCAGAGTAGGTATTATTCTGAATATCTGATCGGAATGTTGTCCGGTGTAGTACTTTCTGATTTTCATAAAAAAAGAACGAGATTGCGCTTTATCTGGCCATACTTTATTCTCCAGATCATCAATCTCTTTATCTGCGGCTTCAATATCAGCTAAAGATTTATATTCAATCATTTCTACCCAATCTCTGCTATCGTCGCTGTAATAGTGAACCGCAACTCTGGCACTTACGCAATGGGTTACTTTGGAACCTACTTTTTGCCACCATTCGGTTATCAGGGAATCCAGCTCACTCCTGCGGCCATCTATAGGAAAAGCTAATTTATGCGTCGTAATAACCAGTATGTTTCCGGTTGCCTGTGCAAGCAAAAAAGTAGGACAAAGTTCTACAACTATAGCCATTAACAAGGCTATTCCAAAAAATTTAAACGATTTCATTTTTAACCTCCTTTGGTTTTAGAAAAAAACACTTATAATAAAGCTAGATTGTGTATCCTTTATCAATTGGTTAATTAAAATGGGAGGAATATCGCTTAGTAAGGTGGGAAATGTATGTATACAATAAGTAATTTACGCAATTAATAGGCTAAAAATCAATCAATTAATCACTTTGTTGATTTTAACAAAAAAGCGGAATAGCTTGTAGCCCATTCCGCTTAAAATTATTTTTAAAACCTATTAATCGATATATTCAAATCCCGTATAAGGCACTAACGCCGCCGGAATTTTGATACCTTTTTCAGTTTGATTGTTCTCCAATAACGAAGCAACAATACGTGGCAATGCTAATGCACTTCCGTTTAGTGTATGCGCCAATTGAGGCTTGCCTTCTTTACCACGGAAACGTAATTTCAGACGGTTACTTTGGAACGTTTCGAAGTTAGATGCAGAACTTACTTCTAACCATCTGCCCTGCGCAGCGCTGTATACTTCCATGTCATAAGTTAATGCTGAAGTAAAGCTCATATCACCACCGCATAAACGTAATACGCGGTACGGCAATTCAAGCTTTTGAAGTAAGCTCTGAATATAAGTGCTCATTTCTTCCAGCGTTTCGTATGATTTCTCGGGATGTACAATCTGTACAATTTCCACTTTATCAAACTGGTGCAAACGATTTAGGCCGCGTACATGTGCGCCATAAGAACCGGCTTCTCTGCGGAAACATGGCGTGTAAGCAGTATTTTTAATCGGAAGATCCTCTTCTTTTACAATTTCATCTCTGTACAAGTTTGTAACCGGAACTTCTGCTGTCGGAATTAAATAAAGGTTGTCTTCAGTTACATGGTACATCTGTCCTTCTTTATCCGGTAGTTGCCCGGTACCAAAGCCAGACGCCTCGTTAATTAATACCGGAGGCTGAACTTCCTTATATCCTAACTCATTTGCGTTATCTAAAAAGAAGTTGATCAAAGCACGTTGCAGCTTTGCACCTTTTCCTTTATACACAGGAAAACCGGCGCCAGTTATTTTATTACCTAACTCAAAGTCGATAATATCATATTTAGCAGCAAGCTCCCAATGAGGCAAAGCGCCTTCTGGCAGAGAAGGAATAGCTCCATGGGTAAGCACCACATCATTCTCTTCCGGAGTTGATCCAACTGGAACAGAAGCATGTGGTAAATTTGGTAATTGAACCAATTTATTATGCACCAATTGCTCCAATTCTGCTAACTCTTCGCCAAGGGTTTTAATATCTTCTTTTAATAATGAAGTAGTTTCTTTGATTTTTTCAATTTCTTCTTTACGTCCGGACTTCACTAATTCCCCGATGCTTTTGGCCATAGTGTTGGATTGCGAAAGCACATTATCCAACTGCGCCTGCGTAGAGCGGCGTTTATGGTCCAGGTCTAAAATTTCATCTACCAATTCAAGCTGTTTAAAATTCTTTTTGCTTAAACGGGCTAAAACATCCTCTTTGTTCTCTCTGATGTAATTGATTTGTAGCATCGTTTCTCAAATTTTGTGAGCCAAAGATAGAAAATTAATGCGCTGATGCAGAAATGTAGCTTTAACAAAATGCATGCATTTTAATGTCGCAAAAGAAAAATCAGGCTGTAGTGGATTTATTGCTTAAATCTTACTTTTGTAAAACATGAGCGGAAAATTATACCTGATACCTACGCCCGTTGGCAACCTCGAAGATATTACCTTACGTGCACTGCGTATTTTAAAAGAAGTCGATTTGGTTTTAGCCGAAGACACCCGTAACGGAGGCAATCTTTTAAAACATTATGGCATCGATAAAAAGATGTTTTCTCACCATCAGCATAATGAGCACAAGGCCGTTGCTGAAGTGGTAAAGTTTTTAAAAGCCGGACAAAATATTGCTTTAATTAGTGACGCCGGCACTCCCGGAATTTCTGATCCTGGTTTTTTATTAGTTAGAGAATGTATTAAAGAGGAAATTCCCCTTGAAACATTGCCAGGCGCAACTGCTTTTGTTCCGGCTTTGGTAAATTCAGGATTACCATGCGACCGTTTTTGCTTTGAAGGATTTCTTCCTGTAAAGAAAGGACGCCAAACCCGATTAAAGGAATTAGTTTCTGAAAGCCGAACTATAATCTTTTATGAATCCCCTCATCGACTATTGAAAACCCTGGAAGAATTCACCGAGTATTTTGGCAACGACCGACAAGCCTGTGCATCACGCGAAATAAGTAAACTCTTTGAAGAAAATGTTCGAGGATCGCTAAAAGAAATAATATCACATTTTGAGAACAATGTGTTAAAAGGAGAATTTGTGATTTGTGTTGCCGGAAAAGAAGCCAGAGAAAAAAAGAATAAATATAAAGACAATGATGAAGACGACGAGTAATACTGTTCAACACCATTATTCATCGAAAAAACACTTATATTAAGCATGACGAGATTAAAAAATTTACTTCTACCAACTCTTACAGGAATTTTATTATGGCTGGCATGGCCCCCATTAAAATTCACTCCTTTATTATTCTTTGCTTTCGTTCCATTATTGATCTATGCTGACAAAGTAAAGCATGATAAAAAAGCTGGAGGAAAGATTTTCCGCAACAGCTTTTATGCATTCTTTATTTGGAATACTTTATCCCTTTATTGGATTTATAATGCAGGTCAAGAGTTGGGTGTTGCAGGAGCAATCGGTATTGTTAGCGTTCCATTGTTATTGGGTTCATTATTAATGAGTCTCGCATTTTGGGTTTATTATCGAACCCGAAAAAACTTTGGCGAAAACATTGGAATTTTTGCACTGATATGTTCATGGCTTGGTTACGAATATTTGCATCAGGAATGGCAATTAGCCTTCCCTTGGATGACTCTAGGCAATGGATTGGCGGAATGGCATCAACTGGTGCAGTGGTATGAGTACACGGGTGTTTTTGGAGGTTCTTTATGGATATTACTAGCCAATGTTCTTTTATACCATATTTATCGAAAAGCTTCATTACTAAAAGCAGAAGGGGCGTCATTGAAAGGCCTTATTGGACTTGGAATCCGATTTGTACTACATATATCAATACCTATCGTATTTTCCTTATGGATTTACACAAATTATAAGGAGGCCGGAAATCCAAGTAATGTAGTAGTGGTTCAACCAAATGTTAACCCATTCTCTGAAAAATTTGATGGATTGCCGCCCGAAATGCAATTGGAACGCCTAATCAAACTTTCCGATTCATTAGGACAGCCAAATACTGAGTTTTTCATCTGGCCTGAAACAGCTATCATTCCACTTGTTCATGAAGATGAATTACCTTACGACGGCAGTGTGGAAACCATTCAGCGTTTTCTGTCAAAATATAAAAACGGCAATATACTTACCGGAGCTGTAACAGTTAAATGGTATAATGATAAGAAGACGGGAACAGCAAGATACAGCAAGCAAAGCAGTAAATATTATGATGTTTACAACGCCGGATTATTGATCGAAAACTCTCCAAAAGTTCAGGTATATCATAAAAGTAAACTTGTACCCGGTGTTGAATCCTATCCATACTCATCATTACTCGGCTTTTTAGGAAACATTGTGATTGATTTGGGAGGTACATCAGGAGGCTATGGAAAAGATAACCAGAACCCGGTTTTGTATACGCAGAGTGGTATTGGTATAGCTCCCGCTATCTGTTATGAATCTATTTTCGGAGCTTTCATGGCAGACCATGTGCGGAAAGATGCGCAGCTGATTTGTGTAATAACAAACGATGGTTGGTGGAAAAACACGCCGGGTTATAAACAACATTTGATATATGCTAAATTAAGAGCAATTGAAACAAGACGCAGTGTAGCGCGTTCAGCAAATACCGGAATTTCATGTTTTATTAATCAACGCGGAGATATTATAAAGCAAACAGAATGGTGGAAACCTGCTGTAATAAAAGCAGATCTGAATTTAAATACCACTGTCACTTTTTATAGCAGGCATGGTGATTTTATAGCTGTATTAGCGAGTATTTTTGCAGCCGGATTTATCATATTATCGCTGCTTTGGAGATTTATAGGAAAGGCAAAGAAATAATACAAAAGATTACACCGATTAAAGCAGATTACTTAAATTGATGTAATCACTTTTAATCGGTGTAATCCCTAAAATAAATTAATCAAAACATAACGAAGCAGCACCTAACAAGCCTGCATCATTTCCTAATGAAGCAAGACGAATATCGATTGCTTTCAGATAGTAAGGAGTAAGATAATATTGAAGTTGTTTTTTGATACCAGGCTCAATGAATTGGTATGCAGCAGATAAACCACCACCAATAATAATCGTTTTTATATCCATAATACGGACAAACGACACCAGACCTTCGCCTAAGATCTCTCCTACTTCAAAAAACACCTTTCTCGCAAATTCGTCGCCGGAGTTTGCTGCAAGAACTGTTTTTGTTGCAGAAATGGGCTCTTCGCGTGAAATAAGTGTTGGGCCTGAATACTCATCCAGACGTTGTCCGATAAGGTTGATGATTCCCTGTTTGCCGATATTTTGCTCAAGGGTTTTGTCATTTCGTGAAGGGATATGTCCCAATTCCAAACCGTTACCATCGCCGCCAGTGAAAATACGACGATCTATCACTGCCG from Solitalea canadensis DSM 3403 encodes:
- a CDS encoding type III polyketide synthase, with the protein product MSKVISIATANPPFKHKQEDVLQYMTDVLRSSSDERKLLNMLYHRSGIKYRYSVLPEFSERYASHHVSFFDNVEEDQPLEARMKIYHDNAGKLGCESALKCVDPFCKPENITHLITVSCTGLSAPGLDLEVVEKLGLKNTIYRTSVNFMGCYAALHAMKHADLICKADPAAIVLIVSVEICTIHFQNKNDMDNLTANLLFADGAASALVCSDDIASKNKWRGLTIKNYYSEVNFSAKKDMAWTLSGTGFLMTLSNYIPDLVEKGIKNLVTQTLSSINKNVSDIVHWAIHPGGKRILDVIAKELELVNGELQSAYAVLENFGNMSSPTILYVLKDILDNKVNLDKEELIFSTGFGPGLTMESMVLST
- a CDS encoding methyltransferase domain-containing protein produces the protein MMRSRSLEKELLDADEIPSDDLRQNLRELDIINHYLGGHSITIKGIKQLIKNQKQSISILDIGSGGGDTLKAVAIWGREQNQKLKLIGVDLKNDCIEFAKENCIDFPEISFIQSDYRTIEHSDLKIDIIISSLFCHHLTNDEIVVFLRWMHKNSRTGFIINDLQRHPIAYQSIKLLTTLFSKSYLVKNDAKLSVARGFIKSDWENLIHKAGIKNAYIKWHWAFRHLIVVNTE
- the rsmI gene encoding 16S rRNA (cytidine(1402)-2'-O)-methyltransferase; the protein is MSGKLYLIPTPVGNLEDITLRALRILKEVDLVLAEDTRNGGNLLKHYGIDKKMFSHHQHNEHKAVAEVVKFLKAGQNIALISDAGTPGISDPGFLLVRECIKEEIPLETLPGATAFVPALVNSGLPCDRFCFEGFLPVKKGRQTRLKELVSESRTIIFYESPHRLLKTLEEFTEYFGNDRQACASREISKLFEENVRGSLKEIISHFENNVLKGEFVICVAGKEAREKKNKYKDNDEDDE
- a CDS encoding NAD(P)/FAD-dependent oxidoreductase; amino-acid sequence: MKEHFDIAIAGGGLAGLCLSIQLARAGYKVLLCEKESYPFHKVCGEYIAIESWGFLEALGVPLVDLRLPIISKLQISDCNGRLLKHDLFPGGFGISRYTLDATLATIAKNSNVTLLEKNKVIDITYELNKHAFKTANGNFTATVVCGSWGKRSNLDQKLNRPFVQLNPNKSSHYIAVKYHIETSFPDDLIELHNFNNGYCGISKVDKDRFCLCYLTTALNLQQNHNNIQKLEENILTKNPQLHKYFNYSRFLYDSPLAISQLNFAPKEIINDHIFMIGDAGGLITPLCGNGMSMAMHASKFLAEIVNEFLKKRITRDQAERLYQETWHHHFNKRLKAGRMFQGLFGKPSVTNAAVGILRKFPSLTNKLVRLTHGNTF
- the serS gene encoding serine--tRNA ligase, with amino-acid sequence MLQINYIRENKEDVLARLSKKNFKQLELVDEILDLDHKRRSTQAQLDNVLSQSNTMAKSIGELVKSGRKEEIEKIKETTSLLKEDIKTLGEELAELEQLVHNKLVQLPNLPHASVPVGSTPEENDVVLTHGAIPSLPEGALPHWELAAKYDIIDFELGNKITGAGFPVYKGKGAKLQRALINFFLDNANELGYKEVQPPVLINEASGFGTGQLPDKEGQMYHVTEDNLYLIPTAEVPVTNLYRDEIVKEEDLPIKNTAYTPCFRREAGSYGAHVRGLNRLHQFDKVEIVQIVHPEKSYETLEEMSTYIQSLLQKLELPYRVLRLCGGDMSFTSALTYDMEVYSAAQGRWLEVSSASNFETFQSNRLKLRFRGKEGKPQLAHTLNGSALALPRIVASLLENNQTEKGIKIPAALVPYTGFEYID
- the lnt gene encoding apolipoprotein N-acyltransferase; this encodes MTRLKNLLLPTLTGILLWLAWPPLKFTPLLFFAFVPLLIYADKVKHDKKAGGKIFRNSFYAFFIWNTLSLYWIYNAGQELGVAGAIGIVSVPLLLGSLLMSLAFWVYYRTRKNFGENIGIFALICSWLGYEYLHQEWQLAFPWMTLGNGLAEWHQLVQWYEYTGVFGGSLWILLANVLLYHIYRKASLLKAEGASLKGLIGLGIRFVLHISIPIVFSLWIYTNYKEAGNPSNVVVVQPNVNPFSEKFDGLPPEMQLERLIKLSDSLGQPNTEFFIWPETAIIPLVHEDELPYDGSVETIQRFLSKYKNGNILTGAVTVKWYNDKKTGTARYSKQSSKYYDVYNAGLLIENSPKVQVYHKSKLVPGVESYPYSSLLGFLGNIVIDLGGTSGGYGKDNQNPVLYTQSGIGIAPAICYESIFGAFMADHVRKDAQLICVITNDGWWKNTPGYKQHLIYAKLRAIETRRSVARSANTGISCFINQRGDIIKQTEWWKPAVIKADLNLNTTVTFYSRHGDFIAVLASIFAAGFIILSLLWRFIGKAKK
- a CDS encoding pyruvate carboxylase, which codes for MKIRKVLIANRGEIAIRIARACNELNIQTVAVYTYEDRYSLHRYKADEAYQIGEDNDPLKPYLNIDEIIRIAKQSKADAIHPGYGFLSENKDLAQKCADNGIIFVGPRPDVMEALGDKVIAKENARKAQIPIIDDNEKELTDFSVALEEANRIGYPLMLKAAAGGGGRGMRVIRNDEELEKGFREARSEAKNAFGDDTVFLEKYIENPKHIEIQIVADSHGTIRHLFERDCSVQRRFQKVVEVAPSVGLKEETRNKLYEYAIKICSTVNYNNVGTVEFLVDGKENIFFIEVNPRVQVEHTVTEMVTGVDIIKTQLYIADGYKLSDPEIGLGDQRNIKCNGYAMQCRITTEDPANGFKPDYGTLITYRNATGFGVRLDEGSTYPGMKISPFFDSMLVKVSTSGNDLSDAARKMHRALREFRIRGVKNNIQFLENLISVPEFVEGKATVGFINEHPELFQFKTRLDRGTRILNYLADVSVNGNPDVTMVNPNARFDKPIIPSYDQNAPYQKGTKDLLTELGPEKFADWLKSEKKIHYTDTTFRDGHQSLLATRMRTYDMLKVAEAFAKNHPQTFSMEVWGGATFDVCIRFLREDPWKRLELLRAAIPNILLQMLIRGCNGVGYSAYPDNLIESFVEKSWEKGVDIFRIFDSLNWMENIAPCIDMVRKRTGGIAEGALCYTGDILDPKKTKYTLNYYLQLAKDLENAGAHILAIKDMSGLLKPYAAKELVTALKETVKIPIHLHTHDTSSLQPATYLKAIEAGVDVVDCALGSLSGLTSQPNFNAIVEMMRFHERENEYDIKSLNQHSTYWEAVREYYYPFESGMKASSAEVFQHEIPGGQYSNLKGQAIALGLGERFEMIKERYAEVNELFGDIVKVTPSSKVVGDMAQFMVSNNLTKDDILTKGESISFPESVMQFFLGEIGQPAGGFPAQLQKIVLKDKQPYSDRPNKHLPAINFDKELEAFKNQFGHDLQFTDFLSYKFYPKVFEDGLKFWREYGDVSTVPTKYFLYGMKQGEESTIEIAPGKTLLVRLLSISPADENGMRTVFFKLNGQTRNIDVQDKSIKVLKQENRKVDKGNDNHIGAPLQGLLSKIFVKEGEKVKKNQPLFVVEAMKMETNITANHDFTIGSLVLAPGTLVNTDDLVLEIN